Genomic segment of Arachis hypogaea cultivar Tifrunner chromosome 16, arahy.Tifrunner.gnm2.J5K5, whole genome shotgun sequence:
CCTTTTTCGTGGGTCTCAACTCTCAACTCATGCCCTTTGCCTTATTGCTATAACCaagatcatcatcatcttcaattCTAATTAACTTACTAAACATATTATTAGTCAACAAATAAAACTTATTACATGTTCGTTCACTTATATTTATGTGATTAAGAATTCTTTATTAACCACTAACTTGTATGCTATAATGTTGCTTATGATAGATTATGATTCGGATGCTACTTTAGATTTTTGgtgattaattattaaaaaaggtAAATGACCCTTTCGGGCAGACAGAAGGGCAAatttctctttatttcttttttactttttttttttttctggtcaaATTGACACAACCCACCCAGAAGTTGTTTTACACTAGACTTTATCATTAGCCCCTTTGTTTTAAATCTTTTGTCTTTTGTCTTTTGTCGCAATAGCTAAGCCAATATCCCTAAATAACTGCACAGAGCATGCACCAAAGTAAAATTATATTGAAGCACTCAATACAAGCACCATAGACATAAATACATAACCATATCAGTAATTAGTACATGCTACAATAGAATCCATAACCTCTCTTACTACTAAggtgaaaactaactaaaatatgaagTGAATAAAACTGAGAGTGGTTTCTAGTTTCTAGTTTCTACCCCTTCAAAAGACATGACTAGACAGAACAAGAAGCTGCAGTATACCAATTACACAACACTCTCAAATTGGCCACTTCTATATGacaataagaataaaaagaagcaacACAATTTCATAACTACacaccattactacaaaataggAGACAACACAGTAACAATATATAGAGAGTACCCTAAATGAAAAATGTCAAACCTGTTGTTATGTATGCCGTTCCTATAGGTAAAGTTaagtaataacaagaaaaattgactCATTTTTTCTTCTACTTATTGTATATTCGAGCGGGAGTGACGCGACTCCCGCTCGATAAACATACAAGTATAAGAAAAATGAGTCGATAGGAtcggataagataagataagataaagagtaGTGTATTATTAACAGTTAGGGTTGACGAAGTTGTTGATCTGATCCATGAGAGAAGAGAAATGATCATTGTTTGGCAAGAAGTAGAAACCAATGGTGGCATCCTTAAGGTAAAGAAGATTGACATGGTGAGAAAAGGAGCTAAGGGAATTGGCATAAGCCAATTGCCAATCTTGgagaagatccaaaccagcaacACAAACAAGAGTCTTAGGGAATGAGGTTAAGCCCTTAAGGGACCTACCCCTGGGCCCAAACGGGTTACAAGCAGGGTGGTCTCTATCTTCTCCTTCAGGAAGAAAAGCCCGCCAATACCAATCTCGATCTTGAAGCTTCACGAAATACTTTCCATCAAGCCTTATCTCTGACTCGGTCCTCTTCTCTCCACCGAACAGTGGATGAAGAAGGATGTTACCGAGAACCTCGATTCCTTCCTCCGCCGCTCTCACCGCCACGTGGTGAACTATGTTTCCACCGGAACTGTCACCCGCCATGTATACATAAACCTTCGATTCCGATTCCGATTCGGATCTTCCGCTCCGGAGCCATTTTCTCGATCTGACCCACTCCAGGGCGGTCCAGCCGTCCTCGTAGGCGCAGGGAAAGCGATGCTCCGGTGAACGGCGGTAGTTGACGGAGACGACGACGGAATTGCTTACATTGACGAGACGGCGGCAGAAAGTGTCGTAGATTGCGCTGTTGGCGGAGGAATGA
This window contains:
- the LOC112754852 gene encoding gibberellin receptor GID1B; protein product: MAGSNEVNLNESRSVVPLNTWVLISNFKLAYNLLRRADGTFNRELAEFLDRKVPSNSIPVHGVWSFDHVDQRIPGLFYRLYLQDSHQRGCAGATVIPDMDKPLSTTDIVPVIIFFHGGSFSHSSANSAIYDTFCRRLVNVSNSVVVSVNYRRSPEHRFPCAYEDGWTALEWVRSRKWLRSGRSESESESKVYVYMAGDSSGGNIVHHVAVRAAEEGIEVLGNILLHPLFGGEKRTESEIRLDGKYFVKLQDRDWYWRAFLPEGEDRDHPACNPFGPRGRSLKGLTSFPKTLVCVAGLDLLQDWQLAYANSLSSFSHHVNLLYLKDATIGFYFLPNNDHFSSLMDQINNFVNPNC